In Sandaracinaceae bacterium, the genomic window TGCATCGCGGGCGGCGGCTACATGCCGCTCATCAGCGACCGCGTCTACATGACCGAGCAGGCCTACATGGTCATCGCGGGCGCGGCGCTCATCAAGGGCGCGAAGAGCACCAAGATCACCTCGCTCGACATCGGCGGGCCCGAGGTGCACGTGCACCAGTCGGGCTGCGCGGACGTGCGTGTGCCGGACGACGAGACGCTGCTGGCCTGCATGCGGCGAGACGTCGCGCGCCTGCCCAGCTCGGCGGCCGACTTCTACCGCGGCGACGCGCAGCCCATCGAGCCGCTGTACAGCCCGCGCGAGCTCACGGGCATCGTGCCCGCCGACCACCGCCAGGCCTACGACGCGCTCGAGCTGGTGGCGCGCCTCACGGACCAGAGCCTCTTTTGGGAGGTGCTGCCCGACGTGGGCACCGAGATGATCTGCGGCGTGGGGCGCGTGGGCGGTCTCTACGCCGGCTTCATCCTCAACCGGCAGGGCCTCGTGGACGACCCCGACCACCCGGGCGAGGTGCGCGCCGGCGGGGCGCTCTACCGCGACGGCATCGCCAAGATCAGCGCCTTCTCGCGCGCCTGCAACAGCGACGGCCTGCCCATCTTGTGGTTGCAGGACATCAGCGGCTTCGACATCGGCGCGGAGGCCGAGCGTCACGGCCTCTTGGGCTACGGCAGCAACCTCATCTACACCAACAGCACCAACACGACGCCCATGTTCACGGTGCTCCTGCGCAAAGCGTCGGGCGCGGGCTACTACGCCATGGCGGGCCTGCCCTATGACCCGGTGCTGCAGCTCTCCACACCGGCTTCGCGGTTGAGCGTGATGGAGGGGCGCACGCTCGCGATCGCGACCTACAACACCAAGCTCGACGACGACTTCGAGATCCTGACGCAGGACCCCGTGGAGCGCGCCGCCATCGAGAAGGGCATGCGCGACACGCAGACGCGCATCGAGGCGGACATGGACCCGTACGTGGCGGCCGCGCAGATGGACACGGACGAGATCATCCCGCTCGGCGAGCTGCGCGCGTGGCTCGAGCTGTTGGTGGAGGCCAGCTACCAGGGCTACGGCTACCGGCGCGTGAAGAACAGCCGCATCTGGAGCCTGCACGACCTGGACGCGCTCTCGCGCGCCGTGGCGAGGGGAGCCGCACGATGAGCGACACCGAGAAGAAGCTGCGCGTGGGTGTGCTGCGCGGAGACGACGGCAGCCTGGCGCTCACGTCGCCCGGCGTGGGGGTCTGGCGCCTGGGCCCCAGCGTGGGCGCGGCGCTGCTGTCCACCGCTGGCGACGAAGTCAGCTGCGGCGTGCTGAGCGTGCTGGGCGTGGACCACCGCCTGGTGCTGCCCGCGGGCGTGGCCGGCCGCGTGCGCGCGCGCTTCGCCGCCCACGAGCGCGAGCCCAACGTGGACTACGGCGCGCGCCTGCTGGAGCTGCTGCCGCTCGAGGGCGCCGCAGCCGGTGCGAGCGAGAGTCAGGCGGGCACAAGCGCGGCCACCGGCCTGGTCTTCCGCGCGCCGATGAGCGGCCGCTTCTACCTGCGGCCCGGCCCCGACAAGCCGGCCTTCGCCGAGCTGGGCGCCACGCTCACGCGCGGCCAGACCGTGTGCCTGCTGGAGGTCATGAAGACCTTCAATCGCCTGGCGCTGAGCGGCGACGACCTTCCCGAGCGCGTGCGCGTGGTGCAGGTGGTGCCCGCCGATGGCGAGGACGTCACTCGGGGGGACGTGCTGCTTCGCCTCTCGCCTGCGTAGCTGCTTCGCTGGTGGCCACCTCCACGGTCACCAGCACCACGTCTTCCACGACCACGATCTCGGCGCCCGGGAAGGCCTCGGCCGCCTGGTGGGCGTCGGCGTGCTCCGCGTGTCCGCGGATGCGCATCAGGTTCCCGGCGGGGCCGTCGAGGCGCATCTCGAAGCGCTGGAACGTGACGCCTTCCACATCGACCGTGACCTCGCAGCCACGCGTGAAGGCGTGACGGTTGGGCAGCCAGTCTCGCCCCTCGCTCTCGGCGCACGCGAGGCGCAGCTCCACCGCTGACATGCCGAGCTGAAACGGGCCGAGATGGGTGACGCGCTCGGGCAGGGGCGCTGTGCCCAAGGGGGCTGCGGCCGTCGACCCGCCGCAGGCCGTCAGCAAGAGCACGATGAGCAGGGAGGGGCGACCTGAGTGCATCTCGGCGAAGCCTGACACGGGCTCGCCCGCAGGGCTCGCGCCATGATCCCGTCATCGCGCGCGCATTCGTCCTGA contains:
- a CDS encoding propionyl-CoA carboxylase; the protein is MAFVKLTPVGHSRESVVDDLTFRELRAGYAELEAKLEARRAEVREGWGEKYAARVHEKQKMTTRERLVALCDEGSQLFEVGTFVNYGEQFGKLTSPAAGVITVFGRVHGRLCVIIANDNTVASGAWWPRTPEKIQRAQGIALKLRLPTLYLVDCSGLYLPEQRRSFSGQRGAGHIFKMNSLLSDAGVPQVAGVFGDCIAGGGYMPLISDRVYMTEQAYMVIAGAALIKGAKSTKITSLDIGGPEVHVHQSGCADVRVPDDETLLACMRRDVARLPSSAADFYRGDAQPIEPLYSPRELTGIVPADHRQAYDALELVARLTDQSLFWEVLPDVGTEMICGVGRVGGLYAGFILNRQGLVDDPDHPGEVRAGGALYRDGIAKISAFSRACNSDGLPILWLQDISGFDIGAEAERHGLLGYGSNLIYTNSTNTTPMFTVLLRKASGAGYYAMAGLPYDPVLQLSTPASRLSVMEGRTLAIATYNTKLDDDFEILTQDPVERAAIEKGMRDTQTRIEADMDPYVAAAQMDTDEIIPLGELRAWLELLVEASYQGYGYRRVKNSRIWSLHDLDALSRAVARGAAR